In a single window of the Verrucomicrobiia bacterium genome:
- a CDS encoding response regulator transcription factor produces MKKQIAVVEDDWGLRDQLVKIIESAPDMECSGAFGSAEEAIPHFGKHSPDVILMDIKLPQMSGIECLIMVKKFTPSVQVIMVTVYKDSERIFQALKAGANGYLIKSAPPEQMIAAIRDVSTGSAPLSGPIALRVVEHFHKMGPAPKEADNLSNRERQVLDLLAMGFTYKEIGAKLNIEAETVRGYVKRICQKLHVRSRLEAVAKHC; encoded by the coding sequence ATGAAAAAACAAATCGCCGTCGTTGAAGACGACTGGGGGCTGAGAGACCAGCTCGTAAAAATCATCGAAAGCGCGCCGGACATGGAGTGCAGCGGCGCCTTTGGCTCCGCGGAAGAGGCCATCCCTCATTTCGGAAAGCATTCTCCCGATGTGATCCTCATGGACATCAAACTGCCACAAATGTCCGGCATTGAATGTCTGATCATGGTGAAAAAATTCACTCCTTCGGTACAGGTGATCATGGTTACCGTCTATAAAGACAGCGAACGGATTTTTCAGGCGTTAAAGGCTGGCGCCAACGGTTACCTGATCAAGTCCGCCCCGCCCGAACAGATGATCGCTGCCATTCGTGATGTCTCCACTGGAAGCGCCCCCTTGTCCGGTCCGATTGCGCTCAGGGTCGTGGAACATTTTCACAAAATGGGACCCGCTCCAAAGGAAGCGGATAATTTATCGAATCGCGAGCGCCAAGTGCTTGATTTGCTGGCGATGGGTTTCACCTATAAAGAAATCGGCGCCAAGCTGAACATCGAAGCCGAAACCGTGCGTGGTTACGTGAAACGAATCTGCCAGAAATTGCATGTGCGAAGCCGCCTCGAAGCGGTGGCCAAACATTGCTGA